The DNA segment GCTCAGGGGGTTCCCGAGAGTGCCTCTGGCATGACCCTGCTTCTTCATCTACTCCTTCTGCAGACTCCTGGCCCCAGTTCCTCTTGCAACAGCCCCTCTCTCACTTCCTTTGACGGGAGGGGCCATGGCCACAGGGGAGGGAAGCTGAGGGCGGGGACAATGCTCTGAGCCTTAGTAGCCATGACCCTGCTGAAGTTGGAGTCTGGAGCCTGGAGGGATAGGTTAGAGATGTCTGGCAGCCACTGCCAGACAAGAGAAAGTCCCTTCTccatctacccccccccccccaagaaaagaGGCTACAGCAAAAGGCACCCAGGTCAGTTGACTGCGGGACTGGCCACCTAGTTGAGGTCTTTCTCTTCCGGGTCAGGAAAGGGAAGTGCTGTTTCCGATGTGTCTGCTCTGCGTGTTCTCGTGTTCTCGTGTAAACCCCTTAAGACCCTCCCTGCAGAATGTTCCTCCAAAGCCAGTGTGTTAGTAAGAACAAAGAGAGTGGAGGCCACCGTAGCCTTATGCCCATGTAGGATTTTGTATGTCAGATctggacttctttttttaattgtgtgtttcAGTAtgggtgcgcgcgcgcgcgcgcgcgcgtgtgtgtgtgtgtgtgtgtgtgtgtgtgtgtgaaggccagatgACAGCTATCAGCCCCCACCTCGAGACAggtgtctttctgtcttcccactgTGGAAGCCAGGCTTGCTGGCCTACTGGCtttggggattctcctgtctctacctcccatctcgATGTGgagcactggggttgcaggtaTTTGCCACCATTATCTGGCTTTATGGGGATGTCtgtctggggattcaaactcaagtcctgaTGCTTGTGTGAAAAGGGTCATCTTCCTATCGCCAGATctggcctttaaaaaaatttactttaagTAATTGTACTCATAAGTGTGTGTAacagagaccagcttcaacaaaaataccacttaccagagTAGGGACATGGGGATAAGAAAATTAGTAAAGATGACGAAGATGcagatgaaaacaataaaatagaaaacataggatagtatcggagggagttccagtgaatactgaaattgcctgcGTTTAATTTTCCTTACACTTTTATACTCCAATACCACAGGGGggaaagacaaaagactgctttaacacaTGACAAGAACAACTAACAACTAGAACAGTTATGTGCTTCAGTACTTGCTGTCTCAAGTcataagcattctgttgtttaggcagtgaacctgCCCTAGACCAAGAGCTCTGAAGGCAGCTACTCCCAAGGTCAAActttctatttcaaaagaaggagcagaagtatgcttgaatattCTGACTGTTGGTCAGGGTGGGGTGGATCCAactgtatgggccatcttaaatagcaaaagaaccaagtaaccacaccctagttcaggatgtgtagccctggtcagggtggagtggatccaaCTGTACGGgccattttaaatatcaaaagaaccaagtaaccacaccctagttcaggatgtgtagccctggttgttgtcaacaattttgagcaacctcaaactctcgGTTCAGACAAAGTGGAactaggctcacatttttgggcctctgtgtgtctgtgtccatgtgcAAGTCagaggcactggatctcctggacctggagttacaggaagttgtgaaccatctgatgtggatgctgggaattgaacagaagtcctctggaacagcaggaaGTGCTCATAGCAGTTAGCCGAGCCATCTATCTGGCACCTCCACCCCTGTTGGCCCCAAATCTGTATtttgttgtgggttttgtttgtgtttttgtgagacagtctcATATGTAattctgactgttctggaatttacTAGGCAAAgtagctggcctcacactcacagaaatcatcctgcctctttctctggagtgctgggaccaaagcaACGTACCACTGCTCCTGGTCCAATCTGGGTTTTCACACCTATGACTTTGCCGATTTTATGACTTGGCTCTATCAGCAGCACCTAGAGCATGTAGGGCCACATGCCCAACACAGCCCAACCCTTGATCTTTGGAAGACCAGATCTCACAAGAGTCCTGTGACATTTGAGGAAATGATGGTCACGTaggcagacagtggtggcgcacgcctttagtcccagcactagggaggcagaggcaggcggatctctgtgagtttgaggccagcctggtctacacagggagtttccggacagtcagggctacacagaaaaaccctgtctcaaaacaaagaggtTGTCACCCTCTCACACCACCCACTGAGGATGTGGCTGAGACTGAACCAGACTGTGTTCAGTCTTTGGTTCATGTCTGAGGACTGGGATGTCTCTGCATCCTGTGCTCTCTTGATGAGGCGTGCCCCCTCCTGGCCATAGCTGAGAAGTCTTGTCTCCAATATCCAGGGGCAGTAGCACAACTCAGTATGTAGAAAGGCGCAGAATGATCACATTTGGTCGGGAGTACAAGGAGACTGGATCTTTGAAAGCTTCTGTAAACTGCacttttgtcttaaaataaatttgcttgttcttcgagaaagggtttctctgtgtagccctggctgtcttggaacttgtcttgtagaccaggctggccctgaacttagagagccacctgcctctgcctcctgaatgctgggattaaaaatgggTGTGCCACCATCTGGCTATTGATAGGTTTTTATTTGTAGTggccagagttctctctctctgctaggGATGACTGAGTAGGAAGTGTGGGCATGTGCCCCACTTTTaagagcttttattttgtttactcaTTCGTGTGTGTGAGCGCTCATGCCACAGCAAGCTTGCGGAAGGCAGAGTACATTTTAtagaaattggttctctccttcccaccacGTGGATCCCAAGGATTAAATTATAGTTGTTACCTTGGCAGGAGGTGCCTTTGCACACTGAGACATGTTGCCAAGCCTAGCTGTGTGTTCCCTTTTGATCCTAGGGTCGGGGCTGGATGGTATGCctatacagagacacagacccacTCACGAGCATCTACATAAGACAGAACTTTATTGATGTAAGGCTTCTTGGTGAGGAGTGTGTGGACCCCAAGGCAGGGCTTGTAGCACCATGATGGGGGTAGCCTGGATGTTGGGCTCCCcctggggcaggcagggcagaggctggGGTAGATCTTGCCCCTGGTTAGTCTGGGGGAGGGTCGCAGGGAGGTGGGATTAATCCCACTCCCCCAGAGCAGATATAAATCCCCCCAGCTCAGAGTGGAGGGATACAACAGTGCTGGGGGCAGGGCACcggcccccctccccacccccactcttcaCAGTACATATTCCGACCAAAGGTGGGGGGAGTGCTGGGGACTTAAAGCTGTGTGCGGTATGGACAAGAGGGTCCCAGGGGTAGCCAGCTCTTCTCCATCCCCTAGCCAGGATTCCTATAGGGGTTACCCAATAAATAACTTTCAACTGCATCTCACCCTTCAatcccagcctccctccctcccgcagGCCCTCTCCAGTGAAGCTCCCTCGTCTGCGCTCCAGGGTGGCTCCGGGTGCTGCACACCCCCTAGCGGCCTTGGCAGGTTTTGCAGCACATCTGGCGGAAGTAGGCTCGGCTACAGAACTGAAATTTGAGCACCAGGGGGCAGTAGGCCACCTTGTTCACATCCTTGCATTCTGCAGTGGCGGAGgggaagggcaggagggaagggaaagagaccaGTCAGCGATTTCCCCAGCGGTGGTGAGCTCCAGCTGGCTTTCCTCTTCACCAGTTTCCTCATCAGTCACAAGGGGATTATCATCATGCCTGCATCGCCAGTCTAATCTTGAGAATCTATGGATTTATTGTTATCCTGTGTATGGTGTGTCTGAACAGGTATTTATTGTTATCCTGTGTATGGTGTGTCTGAACAGGTATTTANNNNNNNNNNNNNNNNNNNNNNNNNNNNNNNNNNNNNNNNNNNNNNNNNNNNNNNNNNNNNNNNNNNNNNNNNNNNNNNNNNNNNNNNNNNNNNNNNNNNGTGTATGGTGTGTCTGAACAGGTATTTATTGTTATCCTGTGTATGGTGTGTCTGAACAGGCATgcatgtcacagcacacacatgaaggTCAGGTGACGACTCTGGatttggtcctctccttccactgttatgtgggttctgggggggATTGCACCACCTTTACTCCACTGAGTCATTACGCTGGCCCCTTTGTCTCCTGCTTATTGTTTTGAGGACTttcttttgtggttgttgtttgtttgtttgttttcgagacagggtttctctgtgaatctttggagcctgtcctggaattagctcatggagaccaggttggcctcgaactcacagagatctgcccgcctctgcctcctgagtgctgggattaaaggtgtgcaccaccactgcctggctgttttgaGGATTTTCAATACAGCATCTGGAGCTGCCCAAGACATACCCTCAGTGAGAAAAACATTTCTTATTCTAGGATTCCCCATTTTTTCTCTGCTGGAAATTGAACGTAGGCCTTTAAGTATGTTAGGCAGGCACTTGGAGTTATATTTCCTAGCCCtcctttgatgttttattttgacaGTGTTTGCATAAATTGCTCAGATGGGGCTTGCTGTGTAGTACAGGAAGGTCTTGAACATGCAGTCCTCCTGCGCTGGCCACCCTGATAACTTAAGATGACAGACCTGTTGTGCTTTTGATGCCAAGAGAATTTGTTTCCTTTGGCTTTTCAATAAACCTTTGAGTTCAGCTCAAAGAATTTGTAATTTAAAGGCTGGGTAACAGCTTAGTGAGAGAGCACTCACTGAGCACTGTGAAGACGGTGATGTTTAACAGCCTCTGTGGGGGCCATGGACAAATTCCCACGTAGCCTCCACGCAGCACTTCTTTCCAAATGAATGGATCGTTTGCGGTCTTCACAGACGGGGAAGACACAGTGTTGGAAGGTGAACCATTGCTGTCATCTAAATTTCTCTAATTCCctctatcaaaaataaatttgcacACAAAAAATTTTATAGCTGGGTGCAATGGCtcacatgcctgtagtcctaggTACGAGGGAGGATTGCTTGAGCATGGAGTTTGAGGTAACAAGGCCTGACcagttgtgtgtggtggtgcaggcttgtCGTCTCTGCAGGTGGAACaagaagtttgaggtcatccttggctactgtggtgggaggtccttctgtctctgtgctgcTTCTCTTGGCTAATGAgtaaagaacctgctttggcctgttgatagggcagagcttaggtaggcggggagagtggaactgaatgctgggaggaaaaaggcggagtcagagagatgctgtggagccaccagagtcagacatgccaaatctttgccggtaagccaccaccGTGTGGTGGGATTgttgggaggaaaaaggcagagtcagagagatgNNNNNNNNNNNNNNNNNNNNNNNNNNNNNNNNNNNNNNNNNNNNNNNNNNNNNNNNNNNNNNNNNNNNNNNNNNNNNNNNNNNNNNNNNNNNNNNNNNNNNNNNNNNNNNNNNNNNNNNNNNNNNNNNNNNNNNNNNNNNNNNNNNNNNNNNNNNNNNNNNNNNNNNNNNNNNNNNNNNNNNNNNNNNNNNNNNNNNNNNNNNNNNNNNNNNNNNNNNNNNNNNNNNNNNNNNNNNNNNNNNNNNNNNNNTTgttgggaggaaaaaggcagagtcagagagatgccatggagccaccggagtcagacatgccaaatctttgccggtaagccaccaccgtgtggtgatacacagattaataaaaatgggttaatataagagttagccaataataagctagagctaatgggccaggcagtgatttaagtaatatggtttcgtgtgattattttggttctgggcggccgGGACGAAGAAGCAGCTCCCTGCAACAAGACTGGGGtttatgagatcttgtctcaaagtgataaaacaaatcaaaatagctgggcagtggtggcacacccctttaatcccagcacttggaaggcataGGTAGGTGGATATCTGCAAACTCAGGCAGAGGCCAGTTTGGcttaaagagtgagttccaggacagatatggctacacagagaaaccctgtcctgaaaaaccaaaaccaaacaacaacacccccccccccccgcaaaaaaaaaacataaaaaataaagaaaagaaaaaaaattacatacgTAAAAAAAAAGGTGTAGTGTAAAAACGGTGTTGTGTAAGCACGGAATTTTCCTCCTCCCAAACAGGGCACATGGAATGGAGACACCCGTATAAACCGTGAGTGGGTAGGGACTACCATTGTCGGCATCTCACATGTCACAACAGTGTCTGAGCTGGGCTTGGGATGAAGTAGTAGCACCCTCGAAGCCTTGGCTACCACCCCTGGCACTGCAaaaactgggcgtggtggtgaagtcctgtaaccctagcacttggaaggcagagcctgaaggatcaggagttcaaagtcacccttggtCATACgagatctgagtttgaacccGAGACTcacaggacagaaggacagagtcaACTGCCTGCCAGTTGCCCTGTGACCTTCACAAGAGCCCCAAAGCAGATGAATCCCCATCTCACCCTTCCCCCGTGGTCCACATACCTTCTGGGCCATCCCCAGCGGGCACCACGCTGTCACACTTGGCCTCACACTGCTGCATGGTGGATGGCCGCAGGGCTTCAGTGCACTCTCGGGACGGCTGACCCGTGTGGCTGGTGCACCGCACCGTGCGCTGCTGCTGGCCGAGGCCACACTGTGAGGAGCACTAAAGAGAGGagccaccgagtcatctctctaagACCACTGTCCTCACCCTTATCCCGCAGGGCCGTGCCCACCTACCTCGCCCCACTCGCTGGCCACCCAACGGGCAGGAGGGCAGCGGCGCAGGTTGCATCGCATAGTGGTTGGTGGCTTGGCGGAGGGAGGGCAGTGCCCAGGGGGCAGAGTGGACCGCTGATCTGCACTCTTACAAAGGACCACTCGGTGGCGGAGACCAGGCCCACAGCTCGGGGTGCACTGCAGTTAGAAGGGGTGTTTTATATTCAGTGTAGGGTGGGTGCTGGCCAGTGGGACACAAGGAATGGACAGGTAACTGGTGGTCCCTGTGCTGTCCTCCAGCCCAGTCTCTGATACTGTGTTACCTGCAAGCCTCACCACCTGTCCCAGGCTGGGACCGCCTTTCATAGGCAATGGGCCAGACCAAACCCAAGTCCAGAAGCCTGGGAACCCACAATGACCTCTGTTGATCATGATAACAGTGGGGCTTGGGGCAAGGTTGCTTCAGCAGCTTTTCCACACAAACAGCCCAGTTCCTGTGTGCCTTCTGTACTGAGAGTGGGTTGGGTGGGGAGAAAGGtggaagctgacctctgaccatTCCAGGGCTGCCCACTCGGGAGGGCACATTGGGCCCTGGCAGGCCTCCAGCACAGGTGGGCGTGGCTGTGGACAGGCACTGTCATCTAGGGCTTTCTCCTCTGCAGCGGACACCCGGCGCTGGCACACCACCGAGCGGCTTCGCACCCCAGCGTCACAGCTGCGGCTGCACCGTGACCAGTTTCCTACAACCCAACTGTGAGGGTGGAGCAATGGGTCTGAATGCTGCACAGGGCAGGGCAGCTCCCTCAGAGATCACCATTACCCTATATCCAGACCAGATAGGAGGGAGGGCTCTGGGGAGAACCCATTTCTTGTGCATGATAGCTCGGGTGCAGAACGATTCAGTACATCAGTTGTTTTTttggtgtatgtatgtttgtacatgtgtgtgcatgcgcatgtgtgcactTGGAGCGCTAAAGGTGACCTTGAGAGATAGCGGTCTCAATGAAcggagctcactgactggctaGCCTGGCTGCCATTCAAGTTCCAGGgatcctctgtctccaccctCTCCTCCTAAGCTAGGGTTAGTTACCTGCCACTGTGCCCATGTTTTTGCTTGGGTGTCCATTTGTGACACATCAACTGGGCCATTTTCCCagtccccgtgtgtgtgtgtgcgtgtgtgtgtgtgttatttaaaatttaaaggacttgtttttctttatatgtgtgtctgtgtgcacacatgtgtatgtaggtgcCAGTGGAGGGGGCacaagagggtgttgaatcccttggagctggagtaacaggcatCTGTGATCTATCTAATGTAGACACTAGGGTCAGACCTCCTCATAATcaagaagcaagtgctctttactgaATCACCTCCTCATTGGATTGAGACAAgatcattatgtagctcagggtggcctccaCTTCACTAGGTAATCCTGGTTGGCCCTGACCTCTTAACCCTTCTGTCtaagcctcccaagagctgggattgcaagcatgaaCTACCACATTCAGCTGACAATCTGCCTCTGACCCTCACTTAGGTGAGCACTTGACCCTGTGACCCCGTGAATCCCCTAACGCCAGCACTCACCCTATTGCCAcccactctctctcccctctcctgtgaGGACGATCCCTGACTGCAGAGAACACTCCCACCTTGTCCCACGGAGTGCGCACTTACTCTGGTGGGCACGGTTCTGTGTTGCAGGCACGCTGCCGCTTAGGCAATTTGCTGTAGGCGCTGCAGTAGTGCGGGGCCACCGCTGAGCTGTCCAGCTGATTTCGGCACTCCACCACTTGAACCTGGCtgcctgggggaagggaggagctcTCTCAGTCCTGGCCAGCCCAGAGGTGCTCAGAGTGGCTGCCGTGCTGGTCCCGGGCCCACACTCTGGCCTCACCGCCTGCGCACTGGGCTGAGCACTTGGTCCAGGGGGCGTAGTGCCAGGAGTAGGGAGGCAGCGCATCCCGGGCAATGGGCGCGTTAAAGCGGTAGTGGAGGGCAGGCAGCTCTGCCTGGGCCAGCACCTGCGGGTACAGGGAACAGCCATGGCCGTGTCATGGACTTCCCATCCCCACAGGACACTCAGGTACTCCCGGACTTTGCCCCCAGCTTCATTGTTACCATGACGATGAGAGATGCATTAATGGGTCCCAGGGCTTCCAGGCTCTGGGCCTGATCTGGACCCTGACGTAGATGAAAGGTGGTCCCAGCCAAGGGAAGGCGGTGAGGTTGGGGGGTCCCAGGTAGCCCCTCCAGTAGCAGAGATTCCTGGTCCCCTTTTAGGGCTGAGGTAGAACACATAGGTCAGAAGTGAAGTCACTCTGCCTGCCCTCCAACTCCCATGGAATCACACTTCTCATCCCATCTTACTTACCCAGGTGGCTAAGGGACAGGTTCAGATATTGGATGAAAATGTGGACGGAGCCTTTGGGGATCCAGACGACGTCCTCATACCCTGGGTGGTGGAGTTCCGCTGTCATCCCCTCAGCCTGCCTCCACACGCCCCTGCGTCCCTCCCCCTCATCGCTCACACTCAGGGCTGCAGCTAGCCACCTCATGCTATATGCTTAGAGCTTATATCATGGCAAATTCATCTGGACCTTATGAAGTATGGAAccatcatgttctcctcccccgacccgtgtgtgtgtgtgtggggggggggagatgcaCGAGTACCATGTGTGTGTAGACTGGAGGAAAATTTTAAGgagtctgctttctccttccacatgtgggtcttggggatcagATTTAAGTTCCCTTGCTTGCATGTTACTGACCAAACCATCTGCCCCTCTCATTGTGTTCATTTACAGATTATAAAACTGGGGCTCAGTGAAGCTGTGCAGTTCACCAGGGGTTTACAGGCAAGAAATGGTTGGCTGGGATTTGAGCTCAACTTTGTTTGCCTTAGAATGGGTCAATCTAATTCCCCATGCCCCATTGAGCAGCGAGGTTgaactgaggcagagggaagCTGCAATCTATACAGGTGAATGAGATTTGAGCACCATAAAGCACCACCACTGACTGCCCATCTGTGACCAACCACTACATCTTTGCTCACCCATTCTCCCAAGATTCTTAGCGTCTATGCCTGGACCCCCACATTGTCCCGTGTGCTGGATCCTGCAATCACCTTCCCCTTGGGTTGTGTTTCTGTTCCCTAGTCTAGtccatgtcttttttgtttgttttgttttgtgagacagtttctctgtgtaacagccctggctattctggaacttactctgtagaccaggctggccttgaactcaggctggcctgcctctgcctccctagtgatgggattaaaggtcaaCTCAGTATCTTACCACTAGAGCGCTTGGTGCTGTGGACGCTCCAGGGGTTGGGATCAGGGTTCTTAGGCCTAAGACCCCCTCAGACTTCCCtctttttcctcattctcttATCATTTCAACATCCTATGagatcttctttctcccaacccAGTgccctttttgtttctcttgacaGCTGATTGCCTCTCCCAGGTCACCTGGATGCCTACACTGACTCCTCTTGCTATTCCCTACGGCACGTCTCAGAACCATGAATGGCAGACATCCTGCCATCTGACTTCTAATCTAActcctttctatctttttttctgtattctatgtgtatgtgttcctgggttttcaggtgtgtgtgtgtgtgtgtgtgtgtgtgtgtgtgtgtgtgtgtgtgtcagtaggTAGATCAGGACAACATACATTGGCAGCTGGGTTTTCCCTTCCACCTTAGGTTCTGGAAATTGTTAGGCTTAtgtagtcagtgcttttaaccattgagttATCTGGTCCATgcccagatcttttttttttttttttatgtgggttcagtGAATCAAACTTAGGGTTTTGCGCTTGCACAACAAACACAATACTGACTGAGCATCTTCCTAGCCCAGGTGTtttagtcttttgttgttgttgttttattgtttcctggctgtcctggaac comes from the Microtus ochrogaster isolate Prairie Vole_2 unplaced genomic scaffold, MicOch1.0 UNK124, whole genome shotgun sequence genome and includes:
- the LOC101980514 gene encoding A disintegrin and metalloproteinase with thrombospondin motifs 10 isoform X3, with protein sequence MSSADSSMESNREVCSELWCLSKSNRCITNSIPAAEGTLCQTHTIDKGWCYKRVCVPFGSRPEGVDGAWGPWTPWGDCSRSCGGGVSSSSRHCDSPRPTIGGKYCLGERRRHRSCNTDDCPPGSQDFREMQCSEFDSVPFRGKFYTWKTYRGGGVKACSLTCLAEGFNFYTERAAAVVDGTPCRPDTVDICVSGECKHVGCDRVLGSDLREDKCRVCGGDGSACETIEGVFSPALPGSGYEDVVWIPKGSVHIFIQYLNLSLSHLALKGDQESLLLEGLPGTPQPHRLPLAGTTFHLRQGPDQAQSLEALGPINASLIVMVLAQAELPALHYRFNAPIARDALPPYSWHYAPWTKCSAQCAGGSQVQVVECRNQLDSSAVAPHYCSAYSKLPKRQRACNTEPCPPDWVVGNWSRCSRSCDAGVRSRSVVCQRRVSAAEEKALDDSACPQPRPPVLEACQGPMCPPEWAALEWSECTPSCGPGLRHRVVLCKSADQRSTLPPGHCPPSAKPPTTMRCNLRRCPPARWVASEWGECSSQCGLGQQQRTVRCTSHTGQPSRECTEALRPSTMQQCEAKCDSVVPAGDGPEECKDVNKVAYCPLVLKFQFCSRAYFRQMCCKTCQGR
- the LOC101980514 gene encoding A disintegrin and metalloproteinase with thrombospondin motifs 10 isoform X2, yielding MSSADSSMESNRVSEVCSELWCLSKSNRCITNSIPAAEGTLCQTHTIDKGWCYKRVCVPFGSRPEGVDGAWGPWTPWGDCSRSCGGGVSSSSRHCDSPRPTIGGKYCLGERRRHRSCNTDDCPPGSQDFREMQCSEFDSVPFRGKFYTWKTYRGGGVKACSLTCLAEGFNFYTERAAAVVDGTPCRPDTVDICVSGECKHVGCDRVLGSDLREDKCRVCGGDGSACETIEGVFSPALPGSGYEDVVWIPKGSVHIFIQYLNLSLSHLALKGDQESLLLEGLPGTPQPHRLPLAGTTFHLRQGPDQAQSLEALGPINASLIVMVLAQAELPALHYRFNAPIARDALPPYSWHYAPWTKCSAQCAGGSQVQVVECRNQLDSSAVAPHYCSAYSKLPKRQRACNTEPCPPDWVVGNWSRCSRSCDAGVRSRSVVCQRRVSAAEEKALDDSACPQPRPPVLEACQGPMCPPEWAALEWSECTPSCGPGLRHRVVLCKSADQRSTLPPGHCPPSAKPPTTMRCNLRRCPPARWVASEWGECSSQCGLGQQQRTVRCTSHTGQPSRECTEALRPSTMQQCEAKCDSVVPAGDGPEECKDVNKVAYCPLVLKFQFCSRAYFRQMCCKTCQGR